In Alkalimarinus alittae, the DNA window CAGGTTATTCATCGCCGAAAATATGAAGAAGAGTTAAGCTTATGGCTGCGAGAAATTCGTGAAGAAGCGTATGTTGAATTTAAAGATCGTACTGCCTCTGAAGATGACCAATCAGAAGACCTGAAAAAATAAAACGGGTCCTAGCTAGCGTTAATCGTTACTTGGGTTAATCATCGCTTTGGTTGTTTAATTGGAGCGGCCATTGTCAATCTGTTGTATAAAAGGCTAGCCAAATGCTACCACTTGCAATTACTGCTGGAGAGCCAGCCGGCATCGGACCAGACTTATGCATCCAACTTGCCCAGAAAGGGTTTTCAGACCCTGTTGTTATTGTCTGTGCGCCGACTCTGCTTAAAGAACGAGCCGACGCATTAGGTTTGCCTTTAGATGTACATCTTTGGGAGCCTGGCGATAGACTCGATAGCAAGCCCGGACAGGTGTTTGTTTACCCTGTTTCACTTGATGCCTCTGTCGATGCGGGTGTGCTGTCTGCTAAGAATGCCCACTATGTATTGAAAACCCTTACGGTTGCGGCCGAAGGCTGTATGAATGGTGTGTTTTCAGGCATGGTCACTGCACCTGTACACAAAGGCATCATTAATGATGCGGGTATCGATTTCACCGGCCATACGGAGTTTCTTCAGGCGCTTTGCGGCGTTGATCGGGTTGTGATGATGCTCGCTTCTGAGAAAATGCGTGTGGCATTGGTTACGACACACTTACCGCTGGCCAGTGTTTCAAGCGCCATTACTAAGCCGTTATTAAGACAGATTATTAATATTCTTAATCATGACTTAACGGTTAAGTTTGGTATAGCTCAACCTAAGATTTTGGTTGCAGGGCTTAACCCACACGCAGGAGAAGGCGGGCATATGGGAATGGAAGAAATAGAGGTTATTTCA includes these proteins:
- the pdxA gene encoding 4-hydroxythreonine-4-phosphate dehydrogenase PdxA, which encodes MLPLAITAGEPAGIGPDLCIQLAQKGFSDPVVIVCAPTLLKERADALGLPLDVHLWEPGDRLDSKPGQVFVYPVSLDASVDAGVLSAKNAHYVLKTLTVAAEGCMNGVFSGMVTAPVHKGIINDAGIDFTGHTEFLQALCGVDRVVMMLASEKMRVALVTTHLPLASVSSAITKPLLRQIINILNHDLTVKFGIAQPKILVAGLNPHAGEGGHMGMEEIEVISPVLDEFREKGVNLVGPLPADTLFTPRWLDGADAVLAMYHDQGLPVLKYQSFGSAVNITLGLPIIRTSVDHGTALDLVGTGKADIGSLQQAIKSAALMAGLASFTS